The Brassica oleracea var. oleracea cultivar TO1000 chromosome C7, BOL, whole genome shotgun sequence sequence TTTATGTTACAGAGCTCTTGTGGGCTTAACATTTTCTTACCGAGTCCAATTTTCAACAGCTAGCTTCATAGGCCCATTATGGCAGAAAGTCTTTTTGAATCTAAGCGTAATAACTTGGGTATTTGCTGAAAATAATTTATGTATTTGCTGGAAAATGAAATTGTATTTTTTTTCACTCTCTAGATAATAATTATATATATATGGATGAAAAAATATAATTATGATTTGCGGTTTAACTTGGTAATTTATGAATTAATGCATATTTAAAACTAATAATTTATTAAAAATTACTCCTCGCGTACTCTCCGCGTTTATCTCGAATTTTCAATAAATCGCTAGGTCCGGAGTTACCGCACGATAGTGCGTAGTGAGTTTCCGAACAGGGATATTTTCTAATCTCAGATCCGATAGCTTGTAAATGCAATTTTGATTTGGAGAAACCCTCGCTGTAAGAAAACCATAAACGACATGATAATATGTGGACTATCCACATCAGTGAGAATAATAAACCAATTTTTTTGTCTTTGCTTCTGATCTTCTTTTTTTGTTCAAAACAAAAAAATCCGCAACTATTTATATACATACATGAAATGCAATACTGATTATTATTATTATTATAAAAATTGTGTGATGTTGGTTGTATCGTCCGACACAGTTGGTGTGGTAGTGGTTCAGAAGGTAGACAATAAATTTGAATATACTATTTCGTGATGCGTAAGAGAGAATATATGAAAAATCTCAACAATACATGTGAAGAAGAAAAGGTCTTCAACAATGCAACAAATCAAATCTGAGAAAAAGAAAAATCAAATCTGAGAAAAAGAAAACAACAACAAATAAAATTGCAAAATCAAGTCACGTGATTAAACCGAGAGAACAGAGTGAAAGACACGTGCTTGCTACATTTACAAACAAACAGAGAGGGAGACAACACAGACAGAAGCCACTGAGCCAGGCTTTTTCCTCATCTCGCCTTTGACAATTGGCCAACGATGGCAAAAGCGTAAATTCAGACACAACCAAGTGGCAAACTAAAAAAGTCTTCGTTATTGGTTTGCCTTCCTTGTTCACCTCGGACCCATCGGAGAGAACACTTACTACAGATTCAAACCTTTATTATTAAAGTTAAAAACCGAAGAAGCTTCTCGTCTCCCACATTTTCTTCTTCGATCCCGAAAAGATGTTGAAGCTCTCGTGTAATGCGACTGATAAGTTACAGACCCTCTTCTCGCATTCTCATCAACCGGATCCGGCACATCGGAGAACCGTCTCCTCCGTGTCGTGCTCTCATCTGAGGAAACCGGTTCTCGATCCTTTGCGAGCGACCGTATCTGCTGATCAAGGAAGTGTGATTCGAGCAGAACAAGGTTTGGGCACACTCGCGGATCAGCTCAGATTGGGTAGCTTGACGGAGGATGGTTTGTCGTATAAGGAGAAATTCATCGTCAGATCCTACGAAGTTGGAAGTAACAAAACCGCCACTGTCGAAACCGTCGCTAATCTTTTGCAGGTCAGATTATATTATGTCGTGTTTTTTTTTTAATTTTCTTTGATTGGATGATTGGTTTGGTCTTCTCGAATGTCACGCACATGTCGTATTTTTTTTCCTTTTTCTAAATATTATCAATTCGTTATATGAATGGAAAAAAGTATCAATCTTTGTAATTATGAATCTTGATTGGTCAATTGTGAAAGACAAGAACTTTGTTGGTTGATTGATGTGTATATAGGAGGTGGGATGTAATCATGCTCAGAGCGTAGGATTCTCGACTGATGGGTTTGCGACAACACCTACCATGAGGAAATTGCATCTCATTTGGGTCACTGCCAGAATGCACATTGAGATCTACAAGTACCCTGCTTGGTATTGGTTTCTGCTTCATCTGTCTATCTATCTAGATGTGTCTCTGTTTTGATGACAACTAACGAGGAATCTTTCGGTTTACAGGGGTGATGTGGTTGAGATAGAGACATGGTGTCAGAGTGAAGGAAGGATCGGGACTAGGCGTGATTGGATTCTTAAGGATGTTGCTACCGGTGAAGTCACTGGCCGTGCTACAAGGTTTCCTTTTCATCATTTTTTTAGCTTCCTGGATTGGTTTGGGACCTTAATGTTCCGTATTTTATGGTGCTGTCCTGATTTGTTGTTTGATGTATGTTTCAGCAAGTGGGTGATGATGAACCAAGACACACGACGGCTTCAGAAAGTTTCTGATGATGTTCGGGACGAGTACTTGGTCTTCTGTCCTAAAGAACTCAGGTAACGCAACACTTGATTTCCAGGGAAATGCTTGCTGGTCAATTATATCGTGAATGCTGACTTATCTATTTCATGTAGACTAGCATTTCCTGAGGAGAATAACAGAAGCTTGAAGAAAATTCCGAAACTCGAAGATCCAGCTCAGTATTCGATGATTGGGCTTAAGGTAAAAAAAAAAAAACAGAATCGTAGGACTCTTTGTTTCTCTATCTTTAGCCTTAAGCATTCCTCTAAGACTTTTATTATAATATTTCTTGCAGCCTAGACGAGCTGATCTCGACATGAACCAGCATGTCAATAATGTCACCTATATTGGATGGGTTCTTGAGGTAATCACCAGATTATTTTTACTATAAAAGCTCGATAATTTTATTTTTTTTACTGGAGTAATCATATGATCTTGTTTCTTGGTTATGACAGAGCATACCTCAAGAGATTGTAGACACGCACGAACTTCAGGTCATAACTCTGGATTACAGAAGAGAATGTCAACAAGACGATGTGGTGGATTCACTCACCACTACCACCTCAGAGATTGGTGGGACCAATGGCTCTGCATCATCAGGCGCACAGGGGCAAAACGATAGCCAGTTCTTACATCTCTTAAGGCTGTCTGGAGACGGTCAGGAGATCAACCGCGGGACAACCCTGTGGAGAAAGAAGCCCTCCAATCTCTAAGCCATTTCGTTCTTAAGTTTCCTCTATCTGTGTCGCTGATACTTCACGAGTCTAGTCAGGTCTCATTTTTTTCAATATAAATTTGGGTTAGACTAGAGAACTGGAATTATTGGAGTAGTCTTTGTGGAATTTATGAGTTTTCGTTCTTGTTTCTGTACAAATCTTGATGATTTAAGCCAACAAACCCATTTCATCTTAGTCTCTTCCGGTCTTGTCTTGTGTCTCTGCGTGTATCTTATCGAAAACTTAAACAAAAAAAGATTGCTTTTCATATGTTCTTATAATAAAAGGAGTTACTTTGACATAATGCTCTATTGTTATTTGATTAAACAAGTTACATGATTGATAACGGATTCTTGCCTATTACAAAGGCTTGTAAAATTCCAAACAATGTGAGATAAAAAAAGAACTGAAAACTAGAAAATGAAAAAACACAATCGAGTAGAATAACAAAAAGATACCTTTGAGAACTCTATGTCAAAGCTTTTCAGTTAATCTAATCATGAAAGAGTTAACAGCAGAAGCATCCAAGACGATCCATGAGGACTCGAAAAGCTCGTGAAAGTAATCAGCTCTACTCTCTTGAGCTGCTTTTCTGAAAGCATTACCAAACGCATTCCCTCTTACTGCACCAAGCCTTGGCTTCCCACAAACTCCAACCACAAGTATCTTCCCTGGTTGTTGAGATGCGCAGGCACATAGCATTGGCTTCATCCTAGCTCCTTTCTCTCTCAGAGCATCCATTAGAAAGTAACAGAACTTTGTCAAGGCCTGAGGATATCCCAAATACTTAGCATCAATGGAATCCTCAACCTTCACCCATCTGAACTTCCTTCCACTTCGGATGCATCCGGTTTTGGTGATTGCTGCACTTCCTTGTCTGAGAATTGCTCTCTGAACCTTGATTGCTTGTTGCATACCAGAACGAAGTTTATCCAGATTGTTCAATGACAAAGCGTCATAAGCTTCTCCAAACTGTTTAGAAGCAGAGGAGCCACCTGAACCGAGAAACGATTCAAGAAGCGCTGTAATACCATAGACAACATCAGCAGCAGAGACCCTTGAGCTGTATCCATGAAGGCGCAAGAAACTCCTGTAGTAGAAATCATTAAGCCCATACTCTGGCAAAAAACGATCAAACTCTTGCTTCATCTTCCTCTTCACCTCGTTGTTCATGTAGGGAAACTTCTGCTGGCACTCGATAAGCGCAAATCCCATACGCGCTAGAAGAAGCTTAAGTTTCTTGATCCCGTTATCACTCCACGTCTTGAGTTTAGTAGCGATGTACGAGGAACAAAGCATGGAGTCAAACAGATTCCACTCTCTCAGCAGCATAAGCCTAGGCTCTTCTTCGTAAGAGATTCTCGAACAGTCAGGCGCTCGGACCTTGGTTCCGTCCTTGAGAGTAACGGAAGTGATCTTGTCTATGTTCCCGGAGCTATTGATGTGCTGCTCAAGCTCCATAACCGCAGCTTGGTATCTTTCGTCGGTCAACCTCTCGTGAACAAACTGATCAGTCAAGGAAACACAAGCGAGCCAGAGCAACTCGTTAGTGTTCTTCCTCAACAAGTGAGACAGCTCAAACAACAAGCAACCAGATGGCTTCCCGTGGAAAGTCCCCATCTTGTAATAATCCCTCTTCAGCTTCTTGAAAAGCTTCACACCGTCACCCATTTTCCTCCTCTTACTTGGCCTATCATCATCACTCTCTTCGTCATCAATTTCGTCTTCTTCGCCATCAGATTCATCACCGCTTTCTTGATGAATCTGAAAGCTCTCGTTGGCCAATTTCAAGACATCGAAATCGTAGGCGAGATCCGCTTGCCTCTCATCATCATCAGTGTGGAGAACAACAACCTGCTGATTCTCATCGCTAAGATTATGCAAATGAATAGGCCGGTGACTATCCACCACAAAGACACGAGCCGCGGGACCTAGCTTCAGCACAAGCTTCAGATCACGGTGGCAGCCCCAGTTAATCAACAGTATGGTGACGGGACTCGCCGAGGAAGAGCAGAGGCCAGGACCAGCGTACTTGTGGATCTCGAGAAACGAGGAGACAGGGAAACACGAGTAGTGAACCGAATCGGATTCGAGGATGTGAGTTATGACCTTGAGGGCGCAAATGGAATCGACGTCGGATGATGAAGGGAATATGAGGAGAGGGTTCTGGGAAGACGAGCAAGTCGCCGATTCGCGAAGCTTGGCGTAAAACGATTCTACTTTCTGGATCCTCACCATTATTCGCCCACTAAGCTTTAGAGAGCCCTAATTTTTTTACCCTGAATAGGATTGAGATGAGAGATAGCAGAAACCGCAGCCAAAAAGTACCTGAGATTCGACTTCTTCTCTGAATTTTTTTTTTAGGTTCCTAATTAGACTGAAGTAAATCAAATCAAGCAAAGATGGAGAGAGAGAGAGAGAGGAAGATAAAGATCTGGGGGCAGGAGGTATCTTTCTTCTTCTTCTTCTTCTCTCGTAATGAAATGTTTAGAATTCTTTTAATTTTGGAGGTTAAAATCTTCAAAAATTTCGAAATATTTTTGATCGGCCGCCAAAACTTTGACGTTGGCGCTGAAAATTGAGGAAAGAGGAGGGAACGATCCGCATCCACGGAGCATGACCCTGCCTTTATGGTAGTCAGACAATTCCGACTAAAAACATTAGTTATTTAAATTTAAAATGACCAAAATATCAATTTACAATTCCAAAATAATAATTATTTTAACCAAAAACACCCCAAGAAAAACTGAATGTTGTTGAAGATAATAACAAAATTGGATAATGACTATCCATTTACGTTTGTCCTTTTGTGGACAATGTATATCTGTCCATCATTATTTTATTATTTATCGTACAAATATCTGTATTTTGACCGACTCATAACTCCTATATATAGGAGAAATCACTTGCGTAATAAATAAAAGAAGATAGATGAATGAAAAGCTCTCTCTCTTATGAATCTCTTTCGTTACTTTATAATACAAACAAATATAATCATCTCTCTCTCCATCGTATATTTTCTTCAGTATAAATATATATACATTTACCTCTTCACCTTTATTTACAACACGTTATCAGCACGAAGCTCTGGCCAACTGAGGTTTATCAATTCGAAAGTTCTTAAACCAGTCGAGGTAATGTTTAAATTTATGTGTTTCAATATATTTAATTTATTTAAATTTTATTATTGTTCCGGAGTGAGAGGCTAGGTCTTCTCCGTTTATTTTCGGGATGATAGGCGTTGCCTTCCCCGACTGATCGTTATGGTAGGCTATGCCTTCACGATCAGAGAAACACGTGGTAGGCGTTGCCTCCTTGAATGAAAAAATAAAAATAAAGATCAAAAATGGCAGACTAAGTCTCTCCGGACCTTGAAATAAGTAAAAGTAAAAATGGTAGACCATGTCTCCTCAGACTTTGAAAAATGATCAATATGGTAGTCTAAGACTTCTCGGATCATGTGGTAGGCTAAGCCTCCAATTTTATTTATGTTCTTTAAAATTCTGCAATTTAAATTTATGCATTTAGTTTCTGCATTTCAATTTCCGTCTATATATTATTATTCTATGAATTCGGTTATCATATCAAATTTGACAAAGCTCAAAATAAATGCCCTTGATATTACGGAAAATAGTTATATGACCTGGGCAGTGGGTGCAAAGATGCGCCTGAAAAAAAATGAGCTTTGAGAAATCATCGATAAGTTGAAACTATATCGGATGAGAAAAAGATAAAGCCATGATAATTTACACCACTTTAATGATGGCTTATAAGATGAGGTGTATCATGAGAAAGATCTAGAAGATCTTTGAATAATTAAATCCTTGAAAGAAAGGATTTACCAAATTGTTGGAGTTGATGTAAATCCTCCGTGAGAATTGAAAAGAAAAGAAACTCATGATACTAAACCATCAAATCGGTCTTTCTTGAAAATGACAAGGGTGTGGATGCGGTTGAAACCGCTATCATGGTCGTGGAAGAGAACGAGGAAGAAGATTTCATCCCTATGAGAATAATGAAACTTCCACGAAAAATGAAAGTGGTCGGGTGATAAAAGGCAAACAGAAAAGGTTTGCTATAGATACGGCCAGAAAGAAAATTGAGTACGTAGTTGTCGTACGCCAAATATTTAGCCGATCTATATCGAGAATCAAAAAGAAAAAGAGAAAGAAAGTATATTAAACTTCGTCTCTTATGAGCCCGAATCATCTTTCATAGATTAAATACTCATCTTGATGATTCAGATTTTCTGGTTGGTCCAGAAAATGAAAATGAAATATCGATGTGATATGAGAATTATTTTCCTGAATAAGATTTTGAGATTCAGGATGGAGAAAAATATACCTGACAGGTATTGGGTCATCGTCATGACTACTAAAGGTAACAAATATCTTTCCTCTTTCAAATTAAATAAGTATAGTATCTAGTAATATAAACATATTATTGGCTCTAGAAGAGATTATGATAAAAAGACATGCAGTAAGATGATCCCCATGATCGGGTGTAATGCAGTTGTGCATGTAATAAAGATATATACAATCCAGAGGGATAAAGTATATGGATAATTAGAAATATGATCGCAAGTTTGCTCGAAGCATATGATAAGCTGATGGAATGAGATATGTGAAATGGATTACAATGAAAAATAAAATAATCCATTTACAAAATGCCTGCCAGACATTTTGATGAAATAATGAAATCTCATATTCTAGCTGAAAATGCTCCAATAAGAAAATAGTGTCCTAAATGGACGATATATGAGTCTATGGCACGCTAGAGACGTGATAGACCACTTTGGTTCCAAAGAGTCCTCGAAAAGGAGCAAATATATGAATAGAGGATGAATCTCATGATGAGACCGTTGATATGGTTAATATAATAGTCAGGTACCTGGGTAAATCATTGATGATGATAAAGAGATCTCGATTAACCATATCAGTACGGATAAAAATATGGAACCAAAGAGAAAATAGATTGTCGACGATAAAATGAAAAAAAAAACGCTATATAAATAAGGACTATGAATCTACCTCTATGTATGAGGGTAGAGTGAATTAATTGGCCATCAATTCGATATAAAGTTCGTTAGAAAAACGAGAGATTTGGACCAAAAGTCCAAGGTATATATTTCCCTAGAGAATTAAATGAAAAGATGACCTTGAGATGTGAAAAACGACTTGTTCCGAGGTCATTGAAGAAAATTTAAAATCGATGCAGTATATTGATATGTCTGGCAGGACAAAAATGACATGAGTTGCATCTTGATATTTAGTAGTCCCTGGAGAGTTAAAGATGCTCTCGGGAATGTATCGAACTCTGGAAGAGTTAGAACAAGTCGTATATAAGGTATCTTGAACCGGTAACTGGTGATATATTTACGGCACGATTTGCCGATTGCCATTTTAATGAGGATGGTTTCCAGTGTTAGGGGGAGGAATTAGTAGAATTCCTACTAATTCCTAATGAGATTACTTGGTGTACATAGTCCTTGTTACACCTTGATCCCCCTGCGAATCAAAGAGAGCTGGAAATTCAAGAAATTGTGCATTTGCATAATTTGGCAAACCAGTTACCAAATGTGTTCACAGATACGACATGATATACCCGCTGAAAATGTTCCATCAAGAGTTGATGTTCCTAAAGTGCAAACTAATGGTAACAAAATGAATGAACCTAGGGTTCAGTTAAAGAGGGGGAGGCTAGCGGGTTCTAGAGATAAAAATCCCCGAAAGAAT is a genomic window containing:
- the LOC106306552 gene encoding cell division control protein 45 homolog, with translation MVRIQKVESFYAKLRESATCSSSQNPLLIFPSSSDVDSICALKVITHILESDSVHYSCFPVSSFLEIHKYAGPGLCSSSASPVTILLINWGCHRDLKLVLKLGPAARVFVVDSHRPIHLHNLSDENQQVVVLHTDDDERQADLAYDFDVLKLANESFQIHQESGDESDGEEDEIDDEESDDDRPSKRRKMGDGVKLFKKLKRDYYKMGTFHGKPSGCLLFELSHLLRKNTNELLWLACVSLTDQFVHERLTDERYQAAVMELEQHINSSGNIDKITSVTLKDGTKVRAPDCSRISYEEEPRLMLLREWNLFDSMLCSSYIATKLKTWSDNGIKKLKLLLARMGFALIECQQKFPYMNNEVKRKMKQEFDRFLPEYGLNDFYYRSFLRLHGYSSRVSAADVVYGITALLESFLGSGGSSASKQFGEAYDALSLNNLDKLRSGMQQAIKVQRAILRQGSAAITKTGCIRSGRKFRWVKVEDSIDAKYLGYPQALTKFCYFLMDALREKGARMKPMLCACASQQPGKILVVGVCGKPRLGAVRGNAFGNAFRKAAQESRADYFHELFESSWIVLDASAVNSFMIRLTEKL
- the LOC106306553 gene encoding oleoyl-acyl carrier protein thioesterase 1, chloroplastic, whose amino-acid sequence is MLKLSCNATDKLQTLFSHSHQPDPAHRRTVSSVSCSHLRKPVLDPLRATVSADQGSVIRAEQGLGTLADQLRLGSLTEDGLSYKEKFIVRSYEVGSNKTATVETVANLLQEVGCNHAQSVGFSTDGFATTPTMRKLHLIWVTARMHIEIYKYPAWGDVVEIETWCQSEGRIGTRRDWILKDVATGEVTGRATSKWVMMNQDTRRLQKVSDDVRDEYLVFCPKELRLAFPEENNRSLKKIPKLEDPAQYSMIGLKPRRADLDMNQHVNNVTYIGWVLESIPQEIVDTHELQVITLDYRRECQQDDVVDSLTTTTSEIGGTNGSASSGAQGQNDSQFLHLLRLSGDGQEINRGTTLWRKKPSNL